One window of the Candidatus Krumholzibacteriia bacterium genome contains the following:
- a CDS encoding CDP-alcohol phosphatidyltransferase family protein, with amino-acid sequence MTARITVPNVLTMSRMVMALAAALLAIAHAPQAAVGILIAAALLDAFDGWYARAFSQSTALGAHLDPLADKVLMGVVFVWVGVESRSPWVWGLVALVALRETAVTLLRAYSLRRHGRFIPASRFGRIKMLTQSIVGLTLLSVMHFLGREVPVVVTVTGLVGILIVSYASGVGYLSVWRSGGLGMGRPVSPGEQAPEEPRRVSAGRRAG; translated from the coding sequence GTGACTGCGCGCATCACCGTTCCCAACGTCCTCACCATGTCCCGCATGGTGATGGCCCTCGCGGCGGCCCTCCTTGCCATCGCACACGCGCCGCAGGCGGCCGTCGGCATCCTGATCGCGGCCGCGCTCCTCGACGCGTTCGACGGCTGGTACGCGCGCGCCTTCTCCCAGTCTACCGCGCTGGGTGCTCACCTGGATCCGCTCGCAGACAAGGTCCTCATGGGTGTGGTGTTCGTCTGGGTCGGCGTCGAATCCCGCTCTCCCTGGGTGTGGGGGTTGGTCGCGCTGGTCGCGTTGCGCGAGACGGCGGTGACGCTGCTGCGCGCATACAGCCTGCGGCGGCACGGGCGGTTCATTCCCGCCAGCCGGTTCGGCCGCATCAAGATGCTGACCCAGAGCATCGTGGGGCTTACACTGCTTTCCGTCATGCATTTTCTGGGGCGGGAGGTGCCGGTGGTAGTGACCGTCACCGGGCTGGTGGGGATTCTCATCGTCTCGTACGCGTCGGGTGTGGGCTATCTCTCGGTGTGGCGCTCCGGCGGGTTGGGGATGGGGCGGCCGGTTTCGCCCGGGGAACAGGCGCCGGAGGAGCCCCGGCGCGTATCCGCCGGGCGCCGGGCCGGGTGA